A single genomic interval of Lucilia cuprina isolate Lc7/37 chromosome 2, ASM2204524v1, whole genome shotgun sequence harbors:
- the LOC111674548 gene encoding tubulin glycylase 3B isoform X1, which yields MLNSSMKLSSSFDTSGRLVHNQNSVITPMVTVKHQDSMIIPPKTLSSMYRAKVIDAYRNRRIFTIFGNYNTIRRSLLKRGWLEKLAPGRHNKLQGLSEEVLLQHARRGNDYEAVAISKIINHLPAFFVWQPKAQRDLYMDVHPYRNRIRRTHAMDFSTKVGLIGCAEQQHWFHQDGVAGMLYPRFFRLGANQEEQMAFTDEFRITQCASLLRYLLRHLENHKDIIDYEKGTICPTIVHFALARVKRQLDDWDNIGLLDIEQSQVPEEEWNSFLDDSSKVINGKQKIKCTYRELTEFIKTSTNLLTRMEEKHPDRKWDGYKNLWILKPGYQSRGLGIVIRNSLNEILSWCTNHTNRRYIVQKYIEQPLLIYRTKFDIRQYMLVFIRESTVQIWLYTDCYLRFSSQEYSIDDLRECIHLTNNSVQKKYKNKSNRDPKLPKQNMWSLEQFKAYLKTQNVPEDTWNKRVYSGFRENLIAVVLASLDETNLNENSFELYGCDFMLDEQYNPILIEINSTPDLSPSTDVTARICPMVMQDCVKVIVDLPLNSRASTGLFEMVYEVNYKFKQQFNNTEGLNVSGKSVELTKRPCIPTKPKLSKKPKMENKTQSKTVTEIKSPKISAVLSKKSKASMSNMVSKSLKAAAKEALALRYTMPK from the exons ATGCTAAACTCTTCAATGAAGCTGTCTTCATCATTTGACACTAGTGGTAGATTGGTTCATAATCAAAATTCTGTAATAACACCAATGGTGACAGTTAAACATCAAGATTCAATGATCATACCACCTAAAACTCTTTCGAGCATGTATAGAGCAAAAGTTATAGACGCTTATAGGAACCGtcgaatttttactatttttgggaattataATACGATAAGGCGATCACTGCTTAAAAGAGGATGGTTGGAGAAATTGGCCCCAGGACGCCATAACAAGTTGCAAGGTCTATCAGAAGAAGTGCTTCTACAGCATGCCAGGAGAGGAAACGACTATGAAGCAGTGGCCATTAGCAAAATAATAAACCATCTCCCTGCATTTTTTGTATGGCAGCCAAAGGCTCAGCGCGACTTATACATGGATGTTCATCCATATCGGAATCGCATACGGAGGACTCACGCCATGGATTTTTCTACAAAAGTCGGTCTTATAGGATGTGCTGAACAACAGCACTGGTTCCATCAAGATGGTGTTGCAGGAATGTTATATCCTCGCTTTTTTCGCTTGGGAGCCAATCAAGAAGAACAGATGGCCTTTACAGATGAATTCCGCATTACTCAATGTGCTAGCTTATTACGATACCTATTAAGGCACCTTGAGAATCATAAAGACATAATCGATTATGAAAAGGGTACTATTTGCCCAACAATTGTGCATTTTGCTTTGGCTCGAGTTAAAAGACAATTAGACGATTGGGATAATATTGGATTGTTAGATATAGAACAATCTCAAGTCCCCGAAGAAGAGTGGAACAGTTTTTTGGACGATTCTAGTAAAGTTATTAATggtaaacagaaaataaaatgtacatatCGAGAGTTGACGGAATTTATTAAGACATCAACAAATCTATTAACAAGAATGGAAGAAAAACATCCGGACCGTAAATGGGatggatataaaaatttatggatTCTAAAACCTGGGTATCAGAGTCGAGGTTTGGGTATTGTAATACGTAATAGTTTAAATGAAATACTAAGTTGGTGCACCAACCATACTAATCGTCGTTACATAGTACAGAAATATATAG AACAACCACTTTTGATATATCGTACCAAGTTTGATATTCGCCAATATATGTTGGTATTCATAAGAGAATCAACAGTGCAAATTTGGTTATATACAGATTGTTATTTGCGCTTTAGTTCCCAGGAGTACAGCATTGATGATTTGCGGGAGTGTATACATTTGACCAATAATTCAGtacagaaaaaatataagaataaaaGCAACCGTGATCCCAAATTACCTAAGCAAAATATGTGGTCATTGGAGCAATTTAAAGCCTATTTAAAAACCCAAAATGTGCCAGAAGACACTTGGAACAAACGTGTTTATTCTGGTTTTCGCGAAAATCTAATTGCTGTTGTGTTGGCTAGTTTGGATGAgacaaatttaaatgaaaattctttTGAACTGTATGGTTGTGATTTTATGCTAGATGAACAATATAATCCAATTCTGATTGAGATCAATTCCACTCCCGATTTATCTCCGTCAACAGATGTGACTGCCCGAATTTGTCCAATGGTTATGCAGGATTGTGTAAAAGTCATAGTTGACTTGCCACTCAATAGTCGAGCATCAACGGGACTTTTTGAAATGGTCTATGAggttaattacaaatttaaacaacaattcaATAACACGGAGGGCTTAAATGTTAGCGGCAAATCAGTTGAGTTGACAAAACGCCCGTGTATACCAACGAAaccaaaattaagcaaaaaacctaaaatggAAAACAAAACTCAAAGCAAAACGGTAACTGAAATAAAG AGCCCAAAGATATCTGCTGTCCTATCCAAAAAGTCTAAAGCAAGTATGTCAAATATGGTGTCGAAAAGCCTAAAGGCGGCAGCAAAAGAAGCTTTAGCTTTGCGTTATACAATGCCCAAATGA
- the LOC111674548 gene encoding tubulin glycylase 3B isoform X3, with translation MLNSSMKLSSSFDTSGRLVHNQNSVITPMVTVKHQDSMIIPPKTLSSMYRAKVIDAYRNRRIFTIFGNYNTIRRSLLKRGWLEKLAPGRHNKLQGLSEEVLLQHARRGNDYEAVAISKIINHLPAFFVWQPKAQRDLYMDVHPYRNRIRRTHAMDFSTKVGLIGCAEQQHWFHQDGVAGMLYPRFFRLGANQEEQMAFTDEFRITQCASLLRYLLRHLENHKDIIDYEKGTICPTIVHFALARVKRQLDDWDNIGLLDIEQSQVPEEEWNSFLDDSSKVINGKQKIKCTYRELTEFIKTSTNLLTRMEEKHPDRKWDGYKNLWILKPGYQSRGLGIVIRNSLNEILSWCTNHTNRRYIVQKYIEQPLLIYRTKFDIRQYMLVFIRESTVQIWLYTDCYLRFSSQEYSIDDLRECIHLTNNSVQKKYKNKSNRDPKLPKQNMWSLEQFKAYLKTQNVPEDTWNKRVYSGFRENLIAVVLASLDETNLNENSFELYGCDFMLDEQYNPILIEINSTPDLSPSTDVTARICPMVMQDCVKVIVDLPLNSRASTGLFEMVYEVNYKFKQQFNNTEGLNVSGKSVELTKRPCIPTKPKLSKKPKMENKTQSKTVTEIKKNVHFHSV, from the exons ATGCTAAACTCTTCAATGAAGCTGTCTTCATCATTTGACACTAGTGGTAGATTGGTTCATAATCAAAATTCTGTAATAACACCAATGGTGACAGTTAAACATCAAGATTCAATGATCATACCACCTAAAACTCTTTCGAGCATGTATAGAGCAAAAGTTATAGACGCTTATAGGAACCGtcgaatttttactatttttgggaattataATACGATAAGGCGATCACTGCTTAAAAGAGGATGGTTGGAGAAATTGGCCCCAGGACGCCATAACAAGTTGCAAGGTCTATCAGAAGAAGTGCTTCTACAGCATGCCAGGAGAGGAAACGACTATGAAGCAGTGGCCATTAGCAAAATAATAAACCATCTCCCTGCATTTTTTGTATGGCAGCCAAAGGCTCAGCGCGACTTATACATGGATGTTCATCCATATCGGAATCGCATACGGAGGACTCACGCCATGGATTTTTCTACAAAAGTCGGTCTTATAGGATGTGCTGAACAACAGCACTGGTTCCATCAAGATGGTGTTGCAGGAATGTTATATCCTCGCTTTTTTCGCTTGGGAGCCAATCAAGAAGAACAGATGGCCTTTACAGATGAATTCCGCATTACTCAATGTGCTAGCTTATTACGATACCTATTAAGGCACCTTGAGAATCATAAAGACATAATCGATTATGAAAAGGGTACTATTTGCCCAACAATTGTGCATTTTGCTTTGGCTCGAGTTAAAAGACAATTAGACGATTGGGATAATATTGGATTGTTAGATATAGAACAATCTCAAGTCCCCGAAGAAGAGTGGAACAGTTTTTTGGACGATTCTAGTAAAGTTATTAATggtaaacagaaaataaaatgtacatatCGAGAGTTGACGGAATTTATTAAGACATCAACAAATCTATTAACAAGAATGGAAGAAAAACATCCGGACCGTAAATGGGatggatataaaaatttatggatTCTAAAACCTGGGTATCAGAGTCGAGGTTTGGGTATTGTAATACGTAATAGTTTAAATGAAATACTAAGTTGGTGCACCAACCATACTAATCGTCGTTACATAGTACAGAAATATATAG AACAACCACTTTTGATATATCGTACCAAGTTTGATATTCGCCAATATATGTTGGTATTCATAAGAGAATCAACAGTGCAAATTTGGTTATATACAGATTGTTATTTGCGCTTTAGTTCCCAGGAGTACAGCATTGATGATTTGCGGGAGTGTATACATTTGACCAATAATTCAGtacagaaaaaatataagaataaaaGCAACCGTGATCCCAAATTACCTAAGCAAAATATGTGGTCATTGGAGCAATTTAAAGCCTATTTAAAAACCCAAAATGTGCCAGAAGACACTTGGAACAAACGTGTTTATTCTGGTTTTCGCGAAAATCTAATTGCTGTTGTGTTGGCTAGTTTGGATGAgacaaatttaaatgaaaattctttTGAACTGTATGGTTGTGATTTTATGCTAGATGAACAATATAATCCAATTCTGATTGAGATCAATTCCACTCCCGATTTATCTCCGTCAACAGATGTGACTGCCCGAATTTGTCCAATGGTTATGCAGGATTGTGTAAAAGTCATAGTTGACTTGCCACTCAATAGTCGAGCATCAACGGGACTTTTTGAAATGGTCTATGAggttaattacaaatttaaacaacaattcaATAACACGGAGGGCTTAAATGTTAGCGGCAAATCAGTTGAGTTGACAAAACGCCCGTGTATACCAACGAAaccaaaattaagcaaaaaacctaaaatggAAAACAAAACTCAAAGCAAAACGGTAACTGAAATAAAG
- the LOC111674546 gene encoding eukaryotic translation elongation factor 2, translating to MVNFTVDEIRALMDKKKNIRNMSVIAHVDHGKSTLTDSLVSKAGIIAGAKAGETRFTDTRKDEQERCITIKSTAISMYFEVEDKDLVFITNPDLCEKNSKGFLINLIDSPGHVDFSSEVTAALRVTDGALVVVDCVSGVCVQTETVLRQAIAERIKPILFMNKMDRALLELQLDAEELYQTFQRIVENVNVIIATYNDDGGPMGEVRVDPSKGSVGFGSGLHGWAFTLKQFSEMYAEKFKIDVVKLMNRLWGENFFNAKTKKWQKQKEADNKRSFCMYILDPIYKVFDAIMNYKKEEIPTLLEKIGVTLKHEDKDKDGKALLKVVMRTWLPAGEALLQMIAIHLPSPVVAQKYRMEMLYEGPHDDEAAVAVKNCDPDGPLMMYISKMVPTSDKGRFYAFGRVFSGKVATGQKCRIMGPNYVPGKKEDLYEKAIQRTILMMGRYVEAIEDVPSGNICGLVGVDQFLVKTGTITTFKDAHNMKVMKFSVSPVVRVAVEPKNPADLPKLVEGLKRLAKSDPMVQCIIEESGEHIIAGAGELHLEICLKDLEEDHACIPLKKSDPVVSYRETVFEESNQMCLSKSPNKHNRLQMKACPMPDGLPEDIDNGEVSSKDDFKIRARYLAEKYDYDVTEARKIWCFGPDGTGPNFILDCTKSVQYLNEIKDSVVAGFQWATKEGILADENMRGVRFNIYDVTLHADAIHRGGGQIIPTTRRCLYASAITASPRLMEPVYLCEIQCPEVAVGGIYGVLNRRRGHVFEESQVVGTPMFVVKAYLPVNESFGFTADLRSNTGGQAFPQCVFDHWQVLPGDPSEPSSKPYAIVQDTRKRKGLKEGLPDLSQYLDKL from the exons ATG GTCAACTTCACCGTCGACGAAATCCGTGCCTTGATGGACAAAAAGAAGAACATCCGTAACATGTCCGTCATTGCTCACGTCGATCATGGCAAATCCACTTTGACCGATTCCTTG GTTTCCAAGGCCGGTATTATTGCTGGTGCCAAGGCTGGTGAAACCCGTTTCACTGATACCCGTAAGGATGAACAGGAACGTTGTATTACCATCAAGTCAAC TGCCATCTCTATGTACTTCGAAGTCGAAGATAAGGATTTGGTTTTCATCACCAATCCCGATTTGTGCGAAAAGAACAGCAAGGGTTTCTTGATCAACTTGATCGATTCACCCGGTCACGTCGATTTCTCCTCTGAAGTAACAGCTGCCCTTCGTGTCACTGATGGTGCTTTGGTGGTCGTCGATTGTGTTTCTGGTGTGTGTGTACAAACCGAAACTGTATTGCGTCAAGCTATTGCTGAACGTATTAAGCCTATTTTGTTCATGAACAAGATGGACCGTGCTTTGTTGGAATTGCAATTGGATGCCGAAGAATTGTACCAAACTTTCCAACGTATTGTTGAAAACGTCAACGTCATCATTGCCACCTACAATGACGATGGCGGTCCAATGGGAGAAGTACGTGTTGATCCCTCAAAGGGTTCCGTAGGTTTCGGTTCCGGCTTGCACGGTTGGGCCTTTACCCTCAAACAATTCTCTGAAATGTACGCCGAGAAATTCAAGATCGACGTTGTCAAGCTAATGAACCG ccTCTGGGGTGAAAACTTCTTCAACGCCAAGACCAAGAAATGGCAAAAGCAAAAGGAAGCTGATAACAAGCGTTCCTTCTGTATGTACATCTTGGACCCTATCTACAAGGTCTTCGATGCCATCATGAACTACAAGAAGGAAGAAATCCCCACCTTGTTGGAGAAAATCGGTGTCACCTTGAAGCACGAAGATAAGGACAAGGACGGCAAAGCTTTGTTGAAGGTTGTTATGCGTACCTGGTTGCCAGCTGGTGAAGCTTTGCTTCAGATGATTGCCATCCATTTGCCTTCTCCCGTCGTTGCCCAAAAATACCGTATGGAAATGTTGTATGAAGGTCCTCATGATGATGAAGCCGCCGTCGCTGTTAAGAACTGTGATCCCGATGGTCCTTTGATGATGTACATCTCCAAGATGGTACCCACCTCCGATAAGGGTCGTTTCTACGCTTTCGGTCGTGTATTCTCCGGTAAAGTAGCCACCGGTCAAAAGTGCCGTATCATGGGCCCCAACTATGTTCCTGGCAAGAAGGAAGATTTGTACGAAAAGGCCATCCAACGTACCATCTTGATGATGGGTCGTTATGTTGAAGCCATTGAAGATGTTCCCTCTGGTAACATTTGCGGTTTGGTCGGTGTTGATCAATTCTTGGTTAAGACCGGTACCATTACCACTTTCAAGGATGCTCACAACATGAAG GTCATGAAATTCTCCGTTTCACCTGTCGTGCGTGTTGCTGTTGAACCCAAGAACCCTGCTGATTTGCCCAAGTTGGTTGAAGGTCTTAAGCGTTTGGCCAAATCCGATCCTATGGTACAATGTATCATTGAAGAATCCGGTGAACACATCATTGCTGGTGCCGGTGAATTGCATTTGGAAATTTGCTTGAAGGATTTGGAAGAAGATCACGCTTGCATTCCTTTGAAGAAATCCGATCCCGTTGTATCTTACCGTGAAACCGTTTTCGAAGAATCCAACCAAATGTGCCTCTCCAAATCTCCCAACAAGCACAACCGTTTGCAAATGAAGGCTTGCCCTATGCCCGACGGTTTGCCCGAGGACATTGACAACGGTGAAGTCAGCTCCAAGGACGATTTCAAGATCCGTGCCCGTTACTTGGCTGAGAAATACGATTACGATGTAACTGAAGCCCGTAAGATCTGGTGTTTCGGTCCCGACGGTACCGGTCCCAACTTCATCTTGGATTGTACCAAGTCCGTACAATACTTGAACGAAATCAAGGATTCCGTCGTTGCTGGTTTCCAATGGGCCACCAAGGAAGGTATCTTGGCTGATGAAAACATGCGTGGTGTACGTTTCAACATCTATGATGTTACTTTGCACGCTGATGCCATCCATCGTGGTGGTGGCCAAATCATTCCAACCACTCGTCGTTGCTTGTACGCTTCTGCCATCACCGCTTCTCCTCGTTTGATGGAACCCGTTTACTTGTGTGAAATCCAATGTCCCGAAGTTGCCGTCGGTGGTATCTATGGTGTATTGAACAGACGTCGTGGTCATGTCTTCGAAGAATCCCAAGTCGTCGGCACACCCATGTTCGTCGTCAAGGCCTACTTGCCTGTCAACGAATCCTTCGGCTTCACTGCTGATTTGCGTTCCAACACTGGTGGCCAAGCCTTCCCTCAATGTGTGTTCGATCATTGGCAAGTGTTGCCCGGTGACCCATCCGAACCCTCCAGCAAACCTTACGCTATTGTCCAAGATACCCGTAAACGTAAGGGTCTTAAGGAAGGTCTCCCCGATCTTTCCCAATACCTCGACAAATTGTAA
- the LOC111674559 gene encoding E3 ubiquitin-protein ligase Hakai, whose protein sequence is MDGEDGVTKRGRGRGRGARARGRGRGRGRGRGKKAAVVVSSDEEVSLDQSFDGSSGVVVEDGDVSAGSGANVLLETSEDAVMNDLTKGNETAEVPASVSSIGTTNTETTNNAVTTPQPEQPAPALPVQPTNNIVPQTIDMEADISQLEAPTFTTICRGPPEPMLRLKWNHKVNLIGEKVLNPMIHICDQCDKPILHYGRMIPCKHVFCLKCARTEPVKVCPRCNDKVVRVEQSGLGTVFMCTHSGSRYGNTGCRRTYLSQRDLQAHINHRHVTQPPPPPPPAPIPPPAEIKPDSGMQRKLSESSVTVAPIQAPSTLLTQRTPLRSTSNIGSIAPPGSSVLQTSTTHSSLTQANLARINNANAQDCHQGKVALHQSLKKTPLSQGHHQPSESVADASYYSSVLNSFGSAGGGNSSGNNPPYEGGTSNQAGGQSSWQQQQQYYR, encoded by the exons ATGGACGGTGAAGATGGTGTTACTAAAAGGGGTCGAGGACGTGGCCGGGGTGCTAGAGCCCGTGGCCGAGGTCGGGGACGCGGTCGTGGTAGAGGCAAAAAAGCCGCAGTAGTTGTGTCTAGTGATGAGGAGGTATCACTGGATCAGTCATTTGATGGTAGTTCAGGTGTTGTTGTGGAGGACGGTGATGTGTCGGCGGGAAGTGGAGCCAATGTTTTGCTAGAAACAAGTGAAGATGCGGTTATGAATGACTTGACAAAAGGAAATGAAACGGCCGAAGTTCCAGCTAGTGTAAGCAGTATAGGCACTACAAATACAGAAACAACTAATAATGCGGTTACTACTCCGCAGCCAGAACAGCCTGCACCCGCTTTGCCGGTTCAGCCGACGAACAATATTGTACCACAAACAA TTGATATGGAAGCGGACATATCTCAGCTAGAGGCGCCAACATTTACAACTATTTGTAGAGGTCCTCCGGAACCAATGCTTCGGCTTAAATGGAATCACAAAGTCAATTTGATTGGCGAAAAGGTTTTAAATCCCATGATTCATATTTGTGATCAATGTGATAAACCGATTTTACACTACGGTCGTATGATCCCTTGCAAACATGTTTTCTGTTTGAAATGTGCCCGCACAGAACCGGTGAAAGTCTGTCCTCGTTGCAATGATAAGGTAGTACGTGTAGAGCAATCGGGTCTTGGTACGGTATTTATGTGTACACACAGTGGTAGTCGCTATGGAAATACTGGTTGCAGAAGAACTTACTTATCACAAAGAGACTTACAAGCTCATATAAATCATCGACATGTTACTCAGCCACCTCCACCCCCACCACCGGCACCTATACCGCCACCGGCCGAAATCAAACCCGATTCAGGCATGCAACGAAAATTATCCGAATCGTCCGTTACAGTAGCACCTATACAAGCTCCCTCCACCTTGTTAACTCAACGCACCCCTTTACGGTCGACTAGTAATATTGGCTCAATAGCACCTCCTGGTTCATCAGTACTGCAAACATCCACCACCCATTCCTCTTTAACACAGGCTAATTTGGCAAGGATCAATAATGCCAATGCTCAAGATTGTCATCAGGGCAAGGTGGCTTTGCATCAATCGCTCAAAAAGACTCCCCTTAGCCAGGGCCACCATCAGCCTTCAGAATCTGTTGCGGATGCCTCGTATTACAGCAGCGTTTTAAATTCGTTTGGCAGTGCTGGGGGTGGTAACTCTTCCGGCAACAATCCTCCTTACGAAGGTGGTACATCGAATCAAGCAGGAGGTCAAAGTTCttggcagcaacaacaacaatactacAGATGA
- the LOC111674558 gene encoding transmembrane protein 115, translating to MSATTHILNRNMPYLKQQFSALLRNTSPVITLICLVTTVGYLLSFSETAVLFLTVTPGYILPNAEFWIWTAFTFCFIELHWWEVLVDVVTVGLCGKMIEPLWGQMEMFKFFALSNFGVSILTTIYYLFYYMITKNPQILFDVHIHGLAGYVAGICVAVRQIMPDHLIFKTRWGRLTNRNVPLTVLIWSIILWAVNLLDGTYPAMFASGLLVSWVYLRFYQHHPNGRGDSSESFTFASFFPNVMQPIIGVLVNPIYLCCLKVGVVKPPAPPRVASAASLSSVSISMPGVDPHDVERRRQIALKALSERLKSTETSRHSQLPKSFPTVSGSGGHSHGHSHGHGQHQHKHHGGHSHHHGHNVHASSSGHGHSHGHPMGGHGELQTPPFLAPSMVSSASTSLPITTARSEPRMISTMSPIAIPMPAPPPKTENSAIATSDFKEDSSDKALLIDMDNDNTQ from the exons ATGTCGGCCACAACACATATTCTAAACAGGAATATGCCCTATTTGAAACAGCAATTTTCGGCCTTACTGCGTAATACATCGCCAGTTATAACCCTTATATGTTTGGTAACCACTGTTGGTTATTTGTTGTCGTTCAGTGAAACTGCAGTACTCTTCTTAACTGTAACACCTGGCTACATCTTGCCCAATGCAGAATTCTGGATATGGACTGCATTTACGTTCTGCTTTATAGAACTGCATTGGTGGGAGGTTTTAGTAGATGTTGTTACGGTTGGTTTGTGTGGTAAAATGATAGAACCGTTATGGGGTCAAatggaaatgtttaaattttttgctttgaGCAATTTTGGTGTGTCGATATTGACCACAATTTACTATTTGTTCTATTATATGATCACAAAGAATCcccaaattttatttgatgtCCACATACATGGACTGGCTGGTTATGTGGCGGGAATTTGTGTAGCAGTACGTCAAATAATGCCGgatcatttaatatttaagacaCGTTGGGGTCGTTTGACTAATCGCAATGTTCCTTTGACCGTTTTAATTTGGTCCATTATACTTTGGGCTGTAAATTTGTTAGATGGTACGTATCCAGCAATGTTTGCTTCTGGACTTTTGGTTTCTTGGGTCTATTTACGTTTCTATCAACACCATCCGAATGGTCGCGGCGATAGTTCGGAAAGTTTTACTTTTGCCAGTTTCTTTCCTAATGTTATGCAGCCCATCATTGGTGTATTAGTAAATCCAATTTACCTGTGCTGTTTAAAGGTGGGAGTAGTTAAACCACCAGCACCACCGCGTGTGGCATCAGCAGCAAGTTTATCTTCCGTATCAATTTCGATGCCAGGCGTTGATCCACATGATGTTGAAAGAAGACG GCAAATtgctttaaaagctttaagtGAACGCCTAAAATCTACAGAAACTTCACGTCACTCACAGTTGCCCAAATCGTTTCCCACTGTGTCCGGAAGTGGTGGCCATAGTCATGGTCATTCCCATGGACACGGTCAGCACCAACATAAACATCACGGCGGTCATAGCCACCATCATGGCCACAACGTTCATGCAAGTAGTTCTGGTCATGGTCATTCACACGGCCACCCAATGGGAGGACATGGTGAATTGCAAACACCTCCATTCTTAGCACCATCAATGGTCAGTTCTGCCTCTACTTCTTTGCCCATTACTACGGCTCGGTCTGAGCCGCGCATGATAAGCACCATGAGTCCAATAGCAATACCAATGCCAGCGCCGCCTCCCAAAACGGAAAATTCCGCCATAGCCACTAGTGATTTCAAGGAAGATAGCAGCGACAAAGCGTTACTCATCGACATGGATAACGACAACACACAGTAA
- the LOC111674554 gene encoding protein transport protein Sec61 subunit alpha, translating to MGIKFLEVIKPFCSILPEIAKPERKIQFREKVLWTAITLFIFLVCCQIPLFGIMSSDSADPFYWIRVILASNRGTLMELGISPIVTSGLIMQLLAGAKIIEVGDTPKDRALFNGAQKLFGMVITIGQAIVYVMTGMYGDPSEIGAGVCLLIIIQLFAAGLIVLLLDELLQKGYGLGSGISLFIATNICETIVWKAFSPTTVTTGRGTEFEGAVIALFHLMATRSDKVRALREAFYRQNLPNLMNLLATVLVFAVVIYFQGFRVDLPIKSARYRGQYSSYPIKLFYTSNIPIILQSALVSNLYVISQMLAVKFQGNFFINLLGVWADVGGGGPARSYPIGGLCYYLSPPESVGHILTDPIHAILYIVFMLGSCAFFSKTWIDVSGSSAKDVAKQLKEQHMVMRGHRENSMIHELNRYIPTAAAFGGLCIGALSVLADFLGAIGSGTGILLAVTIIYQYFEIFVKEQSEMGGMGTLLF from the exons ATTCAATTCAGAGAGAAAGTGCTATGGACCGCCATAACGCTATTCATCTTCTTGGTTTGCTGTCAAATTCCTTTGTTCGGTATCATGAGCTCCGACTCAGCTGATCCCTTCTACTGGATTCGTGTTATTTTGGCCTCCAATCGTGGTACCCTTATGGAATTGGGTATCTCTCCCATTGTCACCTCTGGTTTGATTATGCAATTGTTGGCTGGTGCCAAAATCATCGAAGTCGGTGATACTCCCAAGGATCGTGCTTTGTTCAATGGTGCTCAAAAATTGTTCGGCATGGTTATTACTATTGGTCAAGCCATTGTCTACGTAATGACTGGCATGTATGGTGATCCATCAGAAATTGGCGCTGGCGTTTGTCTGTTGATCATTATTCAATTGTTCGCTGCTGGTTtgattgttttgcttttggatGAATTGTTGCAAAAGGGTTATGGTTTGGGCTCCGGTATCTCTCTCTTTATTGCTACCAACATTTGTGAAACTATCGTATGGAAGGCATTCTCCCCCACCACCGTCACTACCGGCCGTGGTACTGAGTTCGAAGGTGCTGTCATTGCCTTATTCCACTTGATGGCCACTCGCAGCGATAAGGTCCGTGCTTTGCGCGAAGCTTTCTATCGTCAAAATTTGCCCAACTTGATGAACTTGTTGGCCACCGTACTCGTGTTTGCTGTCGTCATATACTTCCAAGGTTTCCGTGTTGATTTGCCCATCAAGTCTGCTCGCTACCGTGGTCAATACAGCAGCTATCCCATAAAGCTTTTCTATACCTCTAACATCCCCATTATCTTGCAATCAGCTTTGGTTTCAAACTTGTATGTTATCTCCCAAATGTTGGCCGTAAAATTCCAAGGAAACTTCTTCATTAACCTTCTCGGTGTTTGGGCTGATGTTGGTGGTGGCGGCCCAGCCCGCTCCTACCCAATTGGTGGTCTCTGCTACTATTTGTCGCCACCCGAAAGTGTTGGCCACATTTTAACCGATCCCATCCACGCCATTCTCTACATTGTCTTCATGTTGGGCTCTTGTGCGTTCTTCTCCAAAACATGGATTGATGTATCTGGAAGCTCTGCCAAGGAT GTTGCTAAACAATTGAAAGAACAACACATGGTTATGCGTGGCCATCGTGAAAATTCTATGATCCATGAATTGAACCGTTATATTCCCACAGCTGCTGCCTTTGGTGGTTTGTGTATTGGTGCTTTGTCCGTGTTGGCCGATTTCTTGGGAGCCATCGGTTCAGGTACCGGTATTCTATTGGCTGTTACCATTATCTACCAATACTTTGAAATCTTCGTTAAAGAACAATCTGAAATGGGCGGTATGGGCACACTGCTGTTCTAA